In Anopheles arabiensis isolate DONGOLA chromosome 2, AaraD3, whole genome shotgun sequence, the genomic window CACTGAACGGATGCACACCCCGGTTCCGGTTTGGTCGCACCTTTCCATTCCTCGTGATAGTTCGCTTTCATGAGTGCAATTTCTGCTTCCCGCGCGCGCAACCGCTCCAGCTCCGCCAGCTTTTCCTTAAAGCGCAACTGCACCTCGCCCATCATCAGCAGCTCCGACTGCAAACGGGTCAGCTCTTCGCGGTACTGCTGCCCCAAGTCCGCCTTGCCGACCGCTTTGCGCAGCTCGTTCCGCAAATCGAACAGCTCGCCCTGTGCGTTCTCCAGCTGCAGATTCACCTCCCGGCGCTGGGCCGTCTCGTCCTTGATCACCACCTGCAGCGCCTCGATCTTCAGCTGCCGCTCTTTGCAGAGTTCCTGCTCCTGGTGGAGCGTTTCCTTCCAGCGTACACACTCTCGCGACACCTCCGTAAGCTCGGCGTTCGTTTTACGGCGTACCGTACTGAGCTCCGCATTCAGGGAGGCGATCTCCCGCGTCAACCGGGCCACCTGATCCTTCAGCGCTTCGTTGTTCTGTTCCAGCGCGCGAATTTTGCGGCTCTTGCCCAGCAGCCGCCGGTTGCGCTCGGCGTGTATCTCCCGCCGATGGCGTTCGTACTGCAGCTGCAGATGCAACAGCCGGATGTGGTCCTGATAGTACGATTCGGGCAGGTTCGCCCGGTTGCCATTCTCCGCCTGCGTAGCGCGCGTTTTCGCACACGTTTCTATGTACTGGTCCAGCAGCGCGTACGGATCGAGTCGGCCACTTTTCTGCACCTGCTGTTCGTGCTGCATCTGGGAAATGCTGTTCTTGAAGCGCAGCTCTTCCTGCAGGATGCCGTAAAATATCTGCTCGTAAGGCTGCGGCCAGCTAATGATTGTTTGCGTCGCGGTCGAGATGGTCGCATGTGGCGGAACCGGCACGATCGCCGTTCCTGCACTGCTGGCCTGGTGATCGAGTCGCGATCGGGTAACACTGAACGATTCCCCCTGGAgccgcagctgctgctgctgctggtgaggGTGGTGATGTCCACGGTGGTGCTGCAGATGACTGATCGGTGTGACGACGGTCGTTAGATTGTTGCGCAGCTGGCGGAAAAGTTCCTGGTTGCGTGCGAGCTGCTCACTGGAGCGTTGTTCCTGCTTGCTGTGAAAGTGCGTCGCCGCCGAGATGGCTTCCTCCTCCGATGGGCTACTGTCTGCGTTGCTGCCGACACCTTCCGAGGACGATGCACTGTTGTTGCCAGCGCCGTTGGCCGTTTCACCCGCCCGATTCGGCTGCTGGCCCAGCTGCCGCTGTTTCACGATCGAAACCGAGTCGAGCAGCAGCTTCGGATTCACCTTCAGCGCAAAGTGCTTCAGATCTGGCAACGAATggcggcgctgctgctggtgccctGCAAACAACGACCCCGCGCCCGCACCTCCAACaacgtgatgatgatggtgttgatgatgctgttgatgCAGATGGATGTGATGGTGACActgatggtggtagtggtggtgttgctCCTGCTCGGCCACCTGTTGACGGCCGtaaatggccaacggttctgGGATTTGCAGCTGCTGGCCAGGACCGATTAcactgccgccaccaccaccaccaccacgcgaCCCAAGCGAGACGAGCTGCGTCGCCATGGTAGCCCCATTGCGGAGGTAGTTCCCGCTCGTGTCCGCCGGTGACGTGCCGGTGCTGTAGTACGGATCAGACGAATCCACCAAACAGTGGCTGTGCAGCCGTTTGCGCGTATAGTTGATGACGGACTGTGAGTTTTTAAAGTGCAGTCCACCGGCGGAACAGGGCGACCCCTCGCCCTGGTCCTGATCCTCGTCCGCACACAGATCACGAATCGGAACGGCCGTACCGACCGGCAGTGACTGCGAATGGTGCATATGGGGACTGTTGATGTCGTTCACCTCCTGGTCCTCCTGACTCAAATCGCCGGGGCGTGATTGGGCCGGCTGGATCTGCACCATGGGCGACTCGTTGCGCGTGCCGGGAGCGGTCGGACCCACCATCGTCTGCTGATCGATCGGCAGTGGACTGGACGGCACGCTGTTGCTCGTGGTCGACGTGGCAGAAGCGACCGTTGTCATCGTGGTCGTGGTCGTGGTAGTGCCCGTGTCGGAAAGATGCAGCAGCGACTGGTTGCGATCGCTAACGACCTGCAGGAGCTTTTTGGAGGTGACCACCGCGAGCGGATACTCGTAGTTGAAGTGGGACTGGCCCACGTCCTTCTTGATCGGCGATGCCGGTTGCGACGGCGTCCAGATGGCACGGGCCGTCTGGGGTTTCACGGACGTGGGGTAGGGCCTACTGCTGGCCGCCGGTTTCGTATCCTTCATCGGTGTTGTCTCGGGCGTGGCTTCGACCGCTGCTTCCGGCGGCGAAGCTCCATCCGCTGCCGGTGGTTGTGGAACCGGCACGGTAGGGATCGTATAGCTGGGCGTAGGAATCGGGGTGTGCGGAACGGTGCCAGTGGTGGGCGGAGGCGTTGGCTGCATAAGCGTGCTGTTGGGCGACCAGATCGAGTTCTGTGCCGCTATCGTGCACAGCTGCTGGTCGAGCGAGAGCGTGTTGAAAAAGTTCACGTTAGCTTTCCACGGGAATTCGAACGCATCCGTACCACCGCCGGCCGTGTATTCGTACGGTTTTATCGGTGTCATGTAGCAGGGACACTCGTTGCCCCCGGGCCCGTTCACTGCCAGCAGCTGCGCCTGGGTGCTTTCCAGCGGCTGCGGCTCCGGATACTCGAGCGACATTCGGGCACACTCGTTCACCACGTCGTGCGGTTCCATGTTTTTCCAGCGCTGCTGGCTCGTCTCGCTGTCCCGGTCGCACAGCACCAGCCGCGGGTGTATCTTCACCGTGTCCAGCAGCGGTTTGATCGTGTGCTGAAACACGGCCTGCCGCCCGGTCGACGAGTACTCCTGCTTGAGGAAGGCCACAAAATTGCACGGATACATGCCGTACAGCCGGGTGAACAGCTCGTACAGCCCGAACTGCAGATGGATCAGCTGGTACTCGGGCAGGTGCGACTCGTTCTGGTTCCACGTGGCAAGGTAGTTGAACACGTCGAACAGATCCTGCACGAAGCTCCCCATCGCCAGCGGGATCACGGGCAGCAGATCGATGATGCACAGGACCGCATTGATCAGCGAGGTAATGTCTTTCTCCACCTTGGATAGCTTCAGCACCTCCTTTACCAGCTGGTGGTTGCCCACCTTATACAGCCAGAGTGGCCGTTTCTGGATGATATGCCCGAACAGGGTGAGTGCTAGCGTTTTGGACGTACCGCTCCGAATCCACTCGGACAGTCGGTCGAATATGTGCTTATCGTGGGGCTGTTGTACCTTGACCAGTATTTCCACGATCCTTATCGAGGAGGTGTGGGCGAAGTACTCCATCATGTTGCACGCAAGCCAGGATTCTTTTgctaaaatgaaacaatacaAATGTAAGATAGATGTACAACGGAAGAAGAACATATTTGATTAGACCAGGGGCAACCTGGAAATTGcagttttgtttcaattgtaCATTGTGAAAATTACCTTAAAAACCCCTACTACGAATTGGCATACTTACTGGATGAAAATATTTCCTGAAACTTGCGCTTCACTTCGTCTACCCGGTCCAGATTGTTGGACTCGAGATCGTCAAACAGCTTGGCCACATCCATCGCTGCTCGCTGCGTTACGATGCCACTGTCAAAATAAGTCGGGTTCACTATTTTTTCACAGCCAACAGATTTACCGCGCAGGACAAAGAACGGTTTGCCAGCAGGAAGAAGGTTCGGTTCCGGAAAGGGAGAACGTTCCACTGTAGCTCTCGGTCCGCGGTTTGACCGTGACGACGAATGTATGTTTCGATGTTTACAGCGCAGTAAGAGCCAATCGTTGCCCTGCTATCACATCCCAGTTCGGCCAACGTCACCGCTACGATTGGGTCGAGGAGGGGGGGAAAACGCTAACCTGTCTACGCACAGCTCAAACGACACTTCGACATACACACGGCGAACAGTCGAATAATCATCCGAAGCTGTACACCAGTTCCGACATCCGACCGGAAGAAGCAAGTGGCGAACGGTGCCGCCACGGACCTCTTAGTCCTCTTctaatcaaacaacaacaccatccAACTGAGGAGATAGAACAACACGCAGGAGCACCGGAACCGGTGTAAAGGTATGCAGTTAGGTATCGGGCAAAGAGGGATTGCACAAACTACGGTGAAATTTGTTACCATTCGCAACGTTCTACAACTTTTCCATGCCACAAATGTTTTTACGTTCCCCGACTACACACTATCGCGGTCCACCTTCTGTTCTTGACATGAAGCCGTGGCCACAAGAAGCTAACCTTTTGACAGCGGTAAATAAATGCTGGGTGGAAGCGAAAACACGATTCAACTTAATAGCCTATTGCACGGCTTTGTTCGTTTTACTTATACATAGCTTAAATGTTTAAACAGTTTCGCCATTTAAGCAGACGATTAAACACTTTAGAATAATTATTACGATGAGTTTTTAATGCGCCGTGGTTTCCTAAAGTGTGTCCGCAGCTGCATACCGATTGAGTTGACAGCTGATAGCTTAAGGTAAAATTACACGTAGCAGAGAAAACGTAAACAATTGCACGAGCTGTTGTCCCAATTCCAAATTGTGCGTTATTTATGTGCTAAATTTCGCTTTAAATTCACCGAACTCTTCAGTTGTGGTAAGCTTACCTCCTAAGTATTATAACCCCAAAAACTGTTTGTTAAGTGAACAATCCTACTCAAACTACCCGCTAAATGTTGATTCCATCTGATGTTTACTGTTAAATTTGATGCACATCCCCAATTCCATTGCAGGcgccaacaaaaaataagttCATCGTCTCTTTGTGTTACTTTTATTGCTTTATATGCTAATAATATCCAACGCAAACACACGTAAGTCGACATAGTTTTAGATTAATTGATTCGAACCTAACCAAGCAGAGGTATGTAATGTTACTCGATAATGATTACTGCAAGTCTTTATTTAAATGCCGCGTTGTAATGTGTACGTAGCAAAAATCGTCCCTTTTACCTTCTCGAAATCATACAATTGCATTGCGCAAAGTCAAActgtttgataaaaaaaagaaagatgaaCACTACATTCAAATGTAAATCTACATAGTTGTGATGCATTGTGGGGCCTTTCGTCACACAGCACTTTACGAAAACATTTGCGACAGCTGGGGAATAAATTAACTCAATCAATCATCATATTACTGCTTGGTGACGGAGGATCGGGATCCGGTTCCGATTTGATCGGCAGGTCAGCTGCATTAAACACCGGGTCCTCTTGCACGTCGGGCTCGGGAAACATCTCCGGCCCAAACCCGAATGTCATCAAACCATCACCCTCATTTTCCTGCTGCTCGTCCGGTTCTTCATCCTCCTCCGGTTCGTTAGTAGCTTCCGCGTCGCCAGCAGGTATCACTTGATCCGCATGTACCTGCTCCTGGTGATACTTGACATCCCGCTGCCGGGTGAACACACGCGGACAAAAGTTGCACTTTGGCAGCGGCTCACGCGCAACCGAATCGTCTTGATTCTCCGGATGGTAGCGGCTCTGGTGCGTCAGCAGATCGCGATACCGGTCATACATTACGCCGCACTCGCTGCACGGGAACCGCAGCTGCTGCTTGTGTATGCGCAGATGCGACGCCAGGTTCGGCTTGTGCTCGAACGCTTTCGGGCAGTAGGAGCAGCGGTGCACCTGCTTCCGGCTGGACGCTTTCCTGCGCCTCCGGATGCACTGCTCGCAGTGGTGCGGCCGCACGCTCGGATGGTCGTTCAGATGCTCGTGCCAGTCGTCGCGCTTCTTGTAGATGCCGCTGCAGATGCTGCAGTGGCACAGCTTGATCGGTCGACACTCCGGTTCACCATCCGAGCCCGCGTGGATGAGTGTGATGTGCCGAACACACCGCCGATACTTCTCGAACTCCGCATCGCACACGCGACACACGTAATCTTtgcgtttcgttttcttcgcgATTGTGAGCGCCGGCGATTTATCGATCGCATTCGCCTGATCGCGCGCGTGCACCATCAGCTGGTGCGTGGTGCGGTCCTGCTTGCGCAGGAAAATGCGCGGACAGTAGTCGCAGCTGTACCGGGCTGCCATCGTAGCGCTGTTCGCCCCATGGTACCGGTTCGTGTGATACACGAGCTGGTTGTAGCGCATAAACTGTACGCCACACTCGTCACACCGGTGCGGCAGATCGCCACTGTGGTAAAGCGCGTGCAGCCGGAGCGCTGTGCGGGTTTTGAACAGTTTCGAGCAGTGCGGACAGGGATGAAGCGTGATGCCAAACTTGGTACGCTTTC contains:
- the LOC120893363 gene encoding hamartin, which codes for MDVAKLFDDLESNNLDRVDEVKRKFQEIFSSTKESWLACNMMEYFAHTSSIRIVEILVKVQQPHDKHIFDRLSEWIRSGTSKTLALTLFGHIIQKRPLWLYKVGNHQLVKEVLKLSKVEKDITSLINAVLCIIDLLPVIPLAMGSFVQDLFDVFNYLATWNQNESHLPEYQLIHLQFGLYELFTRLYGMYPCNFVAFLKQEYSSTGRQAVFQHTIKPLLDTVKIHPRLVLCDRDSETSQQRWKNMEPHDVVNECARMSLEYPEPQPLESTQAQLLAVNGPGGNECPCYMTPIKPYEYTAGGGTDAFEFPWKANVNFFNTLSLDQQLCTIAAQNSIWSPNSTLMQPTPPPTTGTVPHTPIPTPSYTIPTVPVPQPPAADGASPPEAAVEATPETTPMKDTKPAASSRPYPTSVKPQTARAIWTPSQPASPIKKDVGQSHFNYEYPLAVVTSKKLLQVVSDRNQSLLHLSDTGTTTTTTTMTTVASATSTTSNSVPSSPLPIDQQTMVGPTAPGTRNESPMVQIQPAQSRPGDLSQEDQEVNDINSPHMHHSQSLPVGTAVPIRDLCADEDQDQGEGSPCSAGGLHFKNSQSVINYTRKRLHSHCLVDSSDPYYSTGTSPADTSGNYLRNGATMATQLVSLGSRGGGGGGGSVIGPGQQLQIPEPLAIYGRQQVAEQEQHHHYHHQCHHHIHLHQQHHQHHHHHVVGGAGAGSLFAGHQQQRRHSLPDLKHFALKVNPKLLLDSVSIVKQRQLGQQPNRAGETANGAGNNSASSSEGVGSNADSSPSEEEAISAATHFHSKQEQRSSEQLARNQELFRQLRNNLTTVVTPISHLQHHRGHHHPHQQQQQLRLQGESFSVTRSRLDHQASSAGTAIVPVPPHATISTATQTIISWPQPYEQIFYGILQEELRFKNSISQMQHEQQVQKSGRLDPYALLDQYIETCAKTRATQAENGNRANLPESYYQDHIRLLHLQLQYERHRREIHAERNRRLLGKSRKIRALEQNNEALKDQVARLTREIASLNAELSTVRRKTNAELTEVSRECVRWKETLHQEQELCKERQLKIEALQVVIKDETAQRREVNLQLENAQGELFDLRNELRKAVGKADLGQQYREELTRLQSELLMMGEVQLRFKEKLAELERLRAREAEIALMKANYHEEWKELKFALQQKSAQLDTAKERQAELEQQLIKREETITHQKRTLKTVKEENQEKFKALENKYEAQKAIIIRMEDQIEELRVQSCVAKSPDSDRTDAVGSLDHTSPLSISLASSEGIPEIRNLSALVAQNSAGLGTQLGGGGHSSTLPGMGNSSTGGTIELDSNLPTPTTAGLYQQGQGGGTLPDP